The Candidatus Ancaeobacter aquaticus genomic sequence GGCTTTATTTCCATATTCGATATGAGCCTAATATCTTCCAGTGCAACCATATCAAGGGGATTACTCATTGCCAGCACAAAAACATCATCTTCTACACGTACCGGAAACACCCCGTAATGCTTCGCTTTTTCATAGGGCAGTATTTTTGCGACGCCCTCTTCATCTATCTCTTCATTCTCAAGATCTACGATACGGAAATTATACATTGAGGATAGAACTTCCATAAATGCCTTTTCCTCGATAAAACCCATGTCCACGAGTAGTTCGTGAAGAGGTTTCTTTGCCCCGATCTGCTTGTCTTTGGCTTCACGAAGCTGATCTTCCGTAATAAGACCTTTTTCAATAAGTGTTTCAACCAGCGTTTTCATGTACTACCTTTTGCATTTTTCCAGTAGTTCTTTTATCTTTGAAAGTAGAACATGCAGATCAAATGGTTTAAGAATAAACGCGTCTGCACCTATTTCTTCAGCTATAACTGCACCGTCTTCATATACCTTACCGCTTATCATTATAACAGGAATCCCGCTAAATTGTTTGTGCCCCCTGATCGTTCTCACTAAAGTATATCCGTCCATTCCTGGAAGCATAATATCCATTACAACAATGTCCGGCTGTTCTGTCTTCAACTTCTCAATAATATCCGTTCCTTCATTGCAAATTGCGACATCATACCCTTCTGAGGTAATCCGTGATTCCATTACTTTCAATAAATTGCTGTCGTCTTCGATGATAACTACTTTTTTTGCCATTTTTGATCAACCCTTTCCTTACTACTCTCCTAAAGCTTTTTTTACTTTGAGTAATAAATCATCTGCTTCGAACGGTTTTGCGATAAAGCCTTCAGCCCCCATCTCAAATGCTTTCTCTTCTTTTTCTTTATCAGGGAATGCGGTAATAAATATTATAGGGATCGCAAACGTATCCACTGATTTTCTTAAATTCTCAAAAACAGTAAACCCGCTTCCCGCGGGAAGCATCATATCAAGAATAATGAGATCAGGTTTTTCGCGGTGCGCGATAGAAACTGCGGACAATCCGTCACAGGCAA encodes the following:
- a CDS encoding response regulator transcription factor is translated as MAKKVVIIEDDSNLLKVMESRITSEGYDVAICNEGTDIIEKLKTEQPDIVVMDIMLPGMDGYTLVRTIRGHKQFSGIPVIMISGKVYEDGAVIAEEIGADAFILKPFDLHVLLSKIKELLEKCKR
- a CDS encoding response regulator — encoded protein: MSKKILIVDDDLNIAKLLASRLKANNYDICVACDGLSAVSIAHREKPDLIILDMMLPAGSGFTVFENLRKSVDTFAIPIIFITAFPDKEKEEKAFEMGAEGFIAKPFEADDLLLKVKKALGE